Part of the Candidatus Manganitrophaceae bacterium genome, AGATCTGGTTCTCAAGACCGGCGAGCAGATCGCCCGGATCGCCGCAGCGCACCAGGTCCCGTTCATCTTCAAGTCTTCGTACGACAAGGCCAATCGAAGCGCGGTCGACTCGTTTCGGGGGATGGGGATGGAGGAGGGGCTTCGCATTCTTCAGAAGGTGAAACAGGAGATCGGCGCCCCGGTCCTCTCCGACGTGCACGGCCCGGAGGAGGCAACCGCCGCCGCGGAGGTGTTGGATGTGCTGCAGATCCCGGCCTTTCTCTGCCGGCAGACCGATTTGCTCTTGGCCGCCGGGAAGACCGGCAAGGTGGTGAACGTGAAAAAGGGACAGTTTCTCGCGCCGTGGGAGATGGCCAACGTCGTCGAAAAGGTCGAATCGACCGGGAGCCGAAAGATTCTATTAACCGAGCGGGGAGCGAGCTTCGGCTACAACAACCTGGTGAGCGACATGCGCTCGCTCGTCATCATGCGCCGGACCGGTTATCCGGTGATCTTTGACGGCACCCACAGCGTGCAGCTTCCGGGAGGGGGGGGGAAGGTCTCCTCCGGCCAGCGGGAGTTCGTCCTGCCGCTCACCCGCGCCGCGGTCGCCACCGGCTGCGACGGCCTCTTTCTTGAGGTCCATCCCTCGCCCGATCAAGCGCTGTCGGACGGTCCGAACCAGATCGACTTGTCGCAGCTCGACCAGCTCCTCTCACAGGTGAAGCGGATCTTGGAAGCATTAAAGGAGACAGAAATCAGGAGTCGGAAGTCAGAATAAAATCGAGAAGGAATAGCTTCCTGATCCTTCTTCTGTATTCTGACTCCTGGCTTCTGACTTCTTCATTAAGGATGTTGGTGTGATCTTAGAAGAAGGAAAGCGGGTTCTTAAAATTGAAGCGCAGGCGATCTTAGACCTGATCGAGCGGATGGACGGCCGGTTCGTCGAGGCGGTCGAGCTTTGCTACAACAGCAAAGGGCGGATGGTCGTGGTCGGGATGGGCAAATCGGGGCTGATCGGGAAAAAGATCGCCGCAACGCTGGCGAGCACCGGCACCCCCGCCTTCTTCCTCCATCCCGCAGAGGGAATCCACGGCGATCTCGGCATGGTCTCTAAAGACGACCTCGCGCTGTTGATCTCCAACAGCGGCGAGACCGAGGAGATCCTTCGGATTCTGCCGTCGCTCAAGCGGCTGAACCTGAAAATCATCACGATGACAGGCAGCATTAAGTCGACCCTCGCAAAGCTCAGCGACGTCATCCTCGATATTTCGATTAAAGAGGAGGCTTGCCCGCTCGGTTTGGCGCCGACCGCCAGCACCACGGCGACCCTCGCGATGGGAGATGCGTTGGCGGTCGCACTGCTTCAAAAGCGGGGATTCAAGCAGGAAGATTTCGCCTCGTTCCATCCCGGCGGGTCGCTCGGCCGACGGCTGCTCTTCAAGGTCGAAGATGCGATGCAGACCGGAAATGACATTCCGAAAGTCTCCGAGGAGACGCCGATGAGAGAGGTGGTGCTCGAGATGAGCGCCAAGAAACTGGGGATGACGACGGTCTTGGATGACGCCGGGAAGCTGGTCGGGGTGATCACCGACGGCGACCTCCGGCGTCTGATCCGTAAGATCGATCACGAAGGGCGCGAGATTTTTTCTCTGCCGGCGAAAGAGGTGATGAGCCGAAATCCGAAAACGATTTTGCGCGGGTCGCTGACGGCCCAGGCGATCCATTTGATGGAGTCGCACTCGATCACGGCGCTGATCGTGGCGGGCGCCGACGGACAGGTCGACGGCATCCTCCACCTGCACGATCTGTTGAGACGGGGAGCGGTTTAGGTGGGTCGCCGAAGCGCCCCGCTTCCGCAGCGGCGGCAAAAAGCGAAACGGATCCGCTACCTTCTTCTCGACGTCGATGGGGTCATGACCGACGGGACCCTTTATTTCGACGCCGCAGGAAATGAGATCAAAGGGTTTTCGATTTACGACGGCCATGGGATCCGGCTTCTCCAAAAGGCCGAGATCGGCGTCGGGATCATCTCGGGCCGGACCTCCGCCGTGGTGACATGGCGGGCGAAAGAGCTCGGGATCGAAGAGGTGCATCAGGGCCGCCGCGACAAGGTGGCGGCGTATGAAATGATCCGGGAGAAAAATCATCTCGCCGATGAGGCGTTCGCCTATATCGGCGACGACGTGATCGATATTCCTCTCCTTCGGCGGGTCGGCCTCTCGATTGCGGTGGCCAATGCGGTCGATGCGGTCAAGCGGGAGGTCGATTGGATTACCCAGAAAAAGGGGGGGGAAGGGGCCGTCCGGGAGGTGATCGATTTTATCCTCTCGGTTCAACGGCCGAAACAGAAAACAGGTGGAGCGTAGAAAATGACTTTGAAGCGGGACGATTCGGTTCCGCTCAATTTTCACCCTCCCCTTCATGTATTTGAAAGAGACGCGCTATGAAAGTGTGGAAAAAAATTCTTCGTTCTCTGATCTTCTTCTCGCTCACCTCGATCGCCTTCCTGACCCGTCGTCTCTCCTGGAAATGGGGGGTCCGCTTGGGGGGGGCGATCGGAACCGTTCTCTTCTATTCTCTCCGGAGGGAACGGGCCCGGTCGCTTGAGGGCCTCCGGATCGCCTTCGGCACCGGCAAAAGCGATGCAGAGCTCTATCACATCATGCGGCGCAGCTTCCAGAACCTCGGCAAAGGCTTGATTGAAATCCTCAACTTCGATCATCTGAAACCGGAGGAGATCGGCTCGTTGATCGCCGTTGAAGGGGAGGAGTATCTCGATCAGGCGGAACAAGAGGGGAATGGAACGATTCTGATCACCGGGCATATCGGCAACTGGGAGCTGATGGCGGCGGTGTTGGCGCTTCGCGGCTATCCGCTCCATGTGATCGCCGCGCCGTTGTACGACCCCCGGATCGATGAATGGATCGTTCGCCTTCGCGCCCGCTTCGGGGTGGAGACGATCAGCCGGGGAAGTCCTTCTTCTTCTAAAAAGATTTTGGGGGTCCTGCGGAAAAAAGAAATTTTGGGACTGCTGATCGACCAAGACACCAAGGTCAACGGGGTCTTCGTCAACTTCTTCAACAAAAAGGCATACACCCCGGCCGGCGCCGCGGAGCTTGCCCTCCGGAGCGGCGCGGCGACGATGATGTGCTTCGTCACCCGGCTTCCAAACGGCCGGCACCGGATCACCATCGAGAAGCCGATGACGCTTGTCCAAAGCGCCGACCATGCGAAAGATGTAGAGATCAACACCGCACGCTTTACCTCCCGGATCGAGGAGCATGTGAAGCAATATCCCGATCAATGGATCTGGATGCATCGGCGGTGGAAGACCAAGCCGGAAAAGGTGGGATCTTGATCGATGGGAAACACTCTCTCGCGCGTCGCCCTGTAACGTCTGGATAAGATCTCATGAATCTCCCGAACATTCTCACCATCATCCGGGTGCTGTTGATCCCGTTCTTTATCTTTTTCTTTTCTCAGGCGTCGTTGCGCTCGGAGATCATCGCCGGGATTATTTTCCTGGTGGCGTCGCTGACCGACCTGCTCGACGGCTATCTCGCCCGCCGGACGTCGCAGGTCACCCAGTTCGGAAAATTCCTCGATCCGGTCGCCGACAAGCTCCTCATCGTCTCGGCCTTGGTTCTTCTGGTCGGAAACGGCCGGGTGCCGGCGTGGGTGGCGATCGTCATCATCGGCCGGGAATTCGCCGTCACCGCCTTCCGCGCCATTGCGTCTTCCGAAGGGATCATCATCGCCGCGGAGGGGACCGGGAAATACAAGATGTTCCTTCAGACGGTCGCCATCATTTTCCTGATCACCGACCTTCCCTCCCCCCATTTTCATCAAATCGGCCTCGTTTTCCTCTTCGCCGCAATGCTGCTGGCGATCTATTCCGCGGGACAATATTTCATTAAATTCGGCCGGCAAGTCAACCTTCTTAAAGTCAAATAGACGCATGCTCGCCCTCGGATCGATCATCGCCGCGTATCTCCTCGGGTCGGTCCCGGTCGGGCTGATCGTCTCCAGATCGACCGAAGGAATCGACCCCCGAAAGGGGGGGAGCAAGAACATCGGGGCGACCAACGTCATGCGGGTGGCGGGGAAAAAAGCCGCCGCCCTCACCTTACTCGGCGACCTTCTCAAAGGGCTTCTGCCGGTCGTCGGCGCCCGGCTTCTCGGCCTGCCGGAAGAGGCGCTCCTCTTCGTCGGCTTTGCGGCGATCGTCGGCCATATTTTTCCCCTCTTTCTCAAGTTCAAAGGGGGAAAGGGGGTTGCGACGAGCTTCGGCGTTTTTTTAGGGCTCTCTCCCATCATCGCATTGAGCGCGCTCGTCATCTGGATCGCCGCGGCATGGCTGACCCGGTATTCTTCCGTGGGGGCTTTGTCGGCCTTCGGCGCCCTTCCTCTCTTGGCCTACCTCTTTAAACCCGATACAAAATTCATCCTCTTCTCCTCCATAATTTCAATTTTGGTGTATATTCGTCATAAGGAGAACATTCAGCGGCTCCTTTCCGGACAGGAAAAACAGGCCCATCGTCGATGAAAAATAAAATTCAGTTTCTTCTCGTCCTCGTGACGACCCTCTGGGTCGCGCTCGGGCACCCGGCGTTTGCGGAAGAGCCGACCCCGGCCGCACCGGCCGCTTCATCGGAGGCGCCCGCTCCGGCGCCGCCCGCGCCGGAGGCCGAAGCAACGGTCGCGCCGAAGGCGGCGCCGGCGGTTTCATTCGAATCGTTGCTGGAGGCCCGGCAGCTCCCTGCGTTTAAGACCGATCACGGCATTGAGCGCTCCGACCTGGCCGCAGGCTACCTTCTGCTCAAAGCGGAGGAGGCGATGGGGGAGGGACGCCTCTCCGACGCCGAGCGCCTGGGGGAAATGGCGGTGGAGTTCTCGCCCGACTCCCCCCTCCCGCAGTTCTTTTTGTCGCGCCTCGCTTGGGATAAAAACAAGACCGACCTGCCGGGCGTGGTGAAACACTACCTCGCGGCGTTGAGGCTGGGGGCGCTTGATTTCTGGTTTGCGCATGCCGTCGTCGGGACGGCGCTGGTTTTGGTCCTCTCGGCGCTCTTGCTCAATCTGCTCACCTTTATTTTGTACTCTCTTTTTACCTACAGTCCCCTTTGGATCCATCGCATTTGTGAGGGATCGCGCGGCTATTTTCATCCCCTTTTCGCCTGGTTTATTTTCGTCGCGATTCTGGTCGTCCCTTTTCTTTTGGGGCTGTCGATCTTCTGGTTTGTCTTGTTCTCTTTCCTTCTCTTCTGGGGCTTCTACAGCCGCTCCGAAAAGGTGGCGGCGCTGGCGCTGCTCGCCGTCCTCGGAACGCTCACCTGGAGTCTTCCCTTTCTCTTTACTTTTTTTACGGCGAAGAGCGACCTGCCGTTCAACGAATTGATTCGATACCAACAGCGGGATTTTTTCTGGTCTCCCCCCCGGCTCGACGTGGCGCGGACGGACGGGCGCGGCACCGTGGTCGACGCCGCCTATCACACCCAGGAAGGGGATTACGGCCCGGCGGAATTGCTCTATCAGAAAATTCTCGTCGAGCGTCCCGGCTCGGTCCTCGCGTTGAACAATCTCGGCAACCTCGCCTTCTACCGGAAAGAATATCCGAAGGCGGTTTCCTATTATAAACAGGCGATCGCCGCATCGCCGGGGCTCGTCTCTGCCCACTACAACATGAGCCTCGCTTATCGCGAGATGCTCTCCTTTGAGGAGGGGACGAAGGAATACAACGTTGCAAAAGGACTCGATGCCGGCAAGGTGGAGGAATATACGCGGAAGAGCGTCCTCTTTCCGACCCTCCCCTTGATCGACGAGCGATTCGACCCGCGGGCGCTCTGGCGGGAGACGGTGATTCCGAATGCGGCCCATCTCTCCGCGGCCGAGAAAATCTGGCAGGGGATGGCGGGCGACCTTCCGCTCAAGAGATCGCCGCTGATCGCCCTCTGCTGGCTGTTGATCCTCGCCCTTTCTCCCTTCTTGCTCGGCGGTCTTTACAACGCCTCCTTCTGCGTCATCTGCCGGAAGGCGCTCTGCAGCCGCTGTCAGAGAACCGTCCTGAGTTATCGGGTCTGCGGACAGTGCGGGACACAATTCAAATCGATTAAGAAGAGCGACCTCGCCCTCTTGGAAGGGGAAGAGAAGAAGGTTCAGCGCCGGCTCTTTCCGTTTTTTCTCCTTCCGGGGGGCGGCCATCTGGTGATGAAAAAAGCGGGGACCGGTTTTATTTTCCTCCTCCTTTTCTATTTTGTCGTCAGCTACCTTTGGCTCGGTGAAATCCTCTTCTCATCGACGCAGTGGCATCTGGACGGGGCGAGATCGATCGGCGTTCCCCTCGCGCTCTTTATCCTCTATGCCCTCTCGACCCTCGATCTTCTCCGTATCTGGAGCAAACAGACATGGCTTTAGAAGGATCGATCGAAGAGTTTGGACTCCCTGAGATCTTTCAGATGATCGTCCTCCAGAAGAAAGAGGGGATTCTGATGCTGACGCATGAGAAAACCTCCCTCTCCATCGAATTTAAGCAAGGAGAAATCATCGCCGCGGGAAACGGGGACAATGATGCCCGTCTCGCCGACCTGCTGATCAAGGCGGAAAAAATCGGCGCCGAAAAGCTAAAAACCGTTTTGAAGGAGCAGAAAAAAACCAAGCGGCCGTTCATCCAAATTCTCTCCGAGGTCGGAAAGATCGCCCCGGACGACCTCAAGAAATTAAACCGAACCCTCATGGAAGAGTCGGTCTTCGAGCTCTTCGAGTGGAAGACCGGCAGCTATAAATTTGAACCGGAGAAGACCGCTTTCGACGCGAAATTCGTTGCGCCGCTCGGCACCGAATTCGTCTTGATGGAAGGGGTGCGCCGCATCGACGAATGGCCGATGCTGAAAAGGAAAATCTCCTCCCGAGAGATGGTCTTCGAAAAAATCGAGACCGCTCCGGTCGAAGCGGCTCCGGTCGACACCGTCGAAGAGAAAAATGAAGACTCGTTCGAATCGATGGGAGAGCTCTCCAGCTCAAGTGAAGAGGAATCCGAAGGGGCCTGGCTGCTTCCCTGGATTGATGGGAAACGGACCGTTCAACAAGTTATCGATCATTCACAAGCGGGCGCGTTTCCGGTTTATAAAGGGCTCTGCGACCTCCTCGCCGAAGGAAAAGTCACCCTCAAAGAGGCGCCGCAAAAAGGGCAAACAAGGAAAGGAAAATCGCTTTCGTTCAAAGAGCTCTCCCGGCAGCAGCAAGCGATCCGCATTTTTTCAAACACGATCGCCGGCGCCGCCCTGATCGCCGCATCGATCTTCTTTTCACGCTCCGTCTACCTTTCGGTCTCAAGCGCGCTGCGGCCGCTCGCGGAGATCTACGCCCTTCGCACCGGATTAGAACGTGACACCCTTTTCTTCGCGGTCGATCTCTACTACTTGAAACACCACCGATATCCCGATTCCCTTCAGCAACTCGTCGCGGAAAACTTCCTGAAATCGGACCGGGAAAGAAAGATCGACCTGACCAAATGGAACTACACCCCCAACGGATCTTCTTTCACATTGATTCATCGGTGACTTGATTTAGATATTTCATTGTGAGATATTCCCTAGTAGTCATGTAAGGCTCTGAACGGAGGAGACAACGAATGGGAAAAAAGAAGGCGACCGAAGCAGCGGAACCGTGGAAAGAACGGGGCATCCCGAGAACCTTTGGAGAGAAGGCTTATCGGCTCCAACAGCTCTTTACCGACTGGCTGGATGGAAACATGGACCGTCTCAAATTTCGGGATGACGGCGACTGGATTACCACCCGAATGGTTGAGTTGCTGCTGCTGGAAAAGGCGGCCGAGTGCAGCAGCCGCACGCGGGTCGACTCGATGCGGCTGGTCGCCACCGACATGATGTCGAAGATCGTAAAAGATCCTACCACGCTCAAGGAGATCGAGGCCAAGATCGACGAGCTGTTCAGAGATCTCGAAGCCTATGACGAGATGGGCCTAAATGACCCACGCTACCACGCCAAGGTCCGCGAGCTAACAGACAAGTTGTCCGGAAAAAACAAACCGACAGAATAAAACCATCCGCTATTAAAGCTGATCCGCATCGCTCTCTTCTATTTGGCTTATCGTACTTAACATAATATGTATTATCAGACGTTACTTGTCACAGTCCGCCGTGGATTCGTCATCTAATAAAACGCTTAGGAATCGACCCTCGCTGATATACTTTTCAACATGTTAGAACTCTTAGGTGTTGAAGATCACGGAGCAACTATTACTGTGACACTCCGCCTGAATAAGCGTCTCGCGGGGTACTTTATGGGAATATTGGACCACGTGACAGGAATCGCCCGGCAGCTCCACTGGAAAGCGAAATGCGGCAATGCTGAGCGCCGGGCAATCCTTAAAAGCCTTCCCAAATGGCTATACCAGAAGAAATTAACTAAAGTCCGAGATGAGATTTACAATCTTACCCCACGAATTTATGAAAGATTCTCTCCAGATTAGTCAAATTGAACCCCTATAATTCAGTATGAGCCCTCCACGCAAAACCGCGACTTGCCGGAAAAGCAACCACCAAATCATAAAGAGCCTGAATTACATCATCAAGTAAACTCGGCCGTCCAGAAAAAAAGTCTTCGACTATTGGCTCACTGTCCGTAATCTCTTTTATATACTTTTGTGCGGCAGCATCTGCAAAGTAAAATCTAAACTGCCTAAGCAATTTACCACCAGCACTAACCCGGGATATATAAGGTTCTTTGCCTGAAACAAAAAACTTGCTATAACCAATAAATAATTCACCTGCATCGTAATGAAAGGCCAGCTTATTACGTATCGTCCAAAGAGCTTTCACAAGAGGATCACTGGAATTTTTACCGTGAGCAGACTCATAAGCAGCCTTTTT contains:
- a CDS encoding lysophospholipid acyltransferase family protein, whose amino-acid sequence is MKVWKKILRSLIFFSLTSIAFLTRRLSWKWGVRLGGAIGTVLFYSLRRERARSLEGLRIAFGTGKSDAELYHIMRRSFQNLGKGLIEILNFDHLKPEEIGSLIAVEGEEYLDQAEQEGNGTILITGHIGNWELMAAVLALRGYPLHVIAAPLYDPRIDEWIVRLRARFGVETISRGSPSSSKKILGVLRKKEILGLLIDQDTKVNGVFVNFFNKKAYTPAGAAELALRSGAATMMCFVTRLPNGRHRITIEKPMTLVQSADHAKDVEINTARFTSRIEEHVKQYPDQWIWMHRRWKTKPEKVGS
- a CDS encoding KpsF/GutQ family sugar-phosphate isomerase, whose amino-acid sequence is MILEEGKRVLKIEAQAILDLIERMDGRFVEAVELCYNSKGRMVVVGMGKSGLIGKKIAATLASTGTPAFFLHPAEGIHGDLGMVSKDDLALLISNSGETEEILRILPSLKRLNLKIITMTGSIKSTLAKLSDVILDISIKEEACPLGLAPTASTTATLAMGDALAVALLQKRGFKQEDFASFHPGGSLGRRLLFKVEDAMQTGNDIPKVSEETPMREVVLEMSAKKLGMTTVLDDAGKLVGVITDGDLRRLIRKIDHEGREIFSLPAKEVMSRNPKTILRGSLTAQAIHLMESHSITALIVAGADGQVDGILHLHDLLRRGAV
- a CDS encoding tetratricopeptide repeat protein, translating into MKNKIQFLLVLVTTLWVALGHPAFAEEPTPAAPAASSEAPAPAPPAPEAEATVAPKAAPAVSFESLLEARQLPAFKTDHGIERSDLAAGYLLLKAEEAMGEGRLSDAERLGEMAVEFSPDSPLPQFFLSRLAWDKNKTDLPGVVKHYLAALRLGALDFWFAHAVVGTALVLVLSALLLNLLTFILYSLFTYSPLWIHRICEGSRGYFHPLFAWFIFVAILVVPFLLGLSIFWFVLFSFLLFWGFYSRSEKVAALALLAVLGTLTWSLPFLFTFFTAKSDLPFNELIRYQQRDFFWSPPRLDVARTDGRGTVVDAAYHTQEGDYGPAELLYQKILVERPGSVLALNNLGNLAFYRKEYPKAVSYYKQAIAASPGLVSAHYNMSLAYREMLSFEEGTKEYNVAKGLDAGKVEEYTRKSVLFPTLPLIDERFDPRALWRETVIPNAAHLSAAEKIWQGMAGDLPLKRSPLIALCWLLILALSPFLLGGLYNASFCVICRKALCSRCQRTVLSYRVCGQCGTQFKSIKKSDLALLEGEEKKVQRRLFPFFLLPGGGHLVMKKAGTGFIFLLLFYFVVSYLWLGEILFSSTQWHLDGARSIGVPLALFILYALSTLDLLRIWSKQTWL
- the plsY gene encoding glycerol-3-phosphate 1-O-acyltransferase PlsY, with protein sequence MLALGSIIAAYLLGSVPVGLIVSRSTEGIDPRKGGSKNIGATNVMRVAGKKAAALTLLGDLLKGLLPVVGARLLGLPEEALLFVGFAAIVGHIFPLFLKFKGGKGVATSFGVFLGLSPIIALSALVIWIAAAWLTRYSSVGALSAFGALPLLAYLFKPDTKFILFSSIISILVYIRHKENIQRLLSGQEKQAHRR
- the kdsA gene encoding 3-deoxy-8-phosphooctulonate synthase, whose amino-acid sequence is MTLGDGHFFLIAGPCVIESEDLVLKTGEQIARIAAAHQVPFIFKSSYDKANRSAVDSFRGMGMEEGLRILQKVKQEIGAPVLSDVHGPEEATAAAEVLDVLQIPAFLCRQTDLLLAAGKTGKVVNVKKGQFLAPWEMANVVEKVESTGSRKILLTERGASFGYNNLVSDMRSLVIMRRTGYPVIFDGTHSVQLPGGGGKVSSGQREFVLPLTRAAVATGCDGLFLEVHPSPDQALSDGPNQIDLSQLDQLLSQVKRILEALKETEIRSRKSE
- a CDS encoding HAD hydrolase family protein, which translates into the protein MTDGTLYFDAAGNEIKGFSIYDGHGIRLLQKAEIGVGIISGRTSAVVTWRAKELGIEEVHQGRRDKVAAYEMIREKNHLADEAFAYIGDDVIDIPLLRRVGLSIAVANAVDAVKREVDWITQKKGGEGAVREVIDFILSVQRPKQKTGGA
- a CDS encoding DUF4388 domain-containing protein, whose amino-acid sequence is MALEGSIEEFGLPEIFQMIVLQKKEGILMLTHEKTSLSIEFKQGEIIAAGNGDNDARLADLLIKAEKIGAEKLKTVLKEQKKTKRPFIQILSEVGKIAPDDLKKLNRTLMEESVFELFEWKTGSYKFEPEKTAFDAKFVAPLGTEFVLMEGVRRIDEWPMLKRKISSREMVFEKIETAPVEAAPVDTVEEKNEDSFESMGELSSSSEEESEGAWLLPWIDGKRTVQQVIDHSQAGAFPVYKGLCDLLAEGKVTLKEAPQKGQTRKGKSLSFKELSRQQQAIRIFSNTIAGAALIAASIFFSRSVYLSVSSALRPLAEIYALRTGLERDTLFFAVDLYYLKHHRYPDSLQQLVAENFLKSDRERKIDLTKWNYTPNGSSFTLIHR
- the pgsA gene encoding CDP-diacylglycerol--glycerol-3-phosphate 3-phosphatidyltransferase, with translation MNLPNILTIIRVLLIPFFIFFFSQASLRSEIIAGIIFLVASLTDLLDGYLARRTSQVTQFGKFLDPVADKLLIVSALVLLVGNGRVPAWVAIVIIGREFAVTAFRAIASSEGIIIAAEGTGKYKMFLQTVAIIFLITDLPSPHFHQIGLVFLFAAMLLAIYSAGQYFIKFGRQVNLLKVK